The following proteins come from a genomic window of Astatotilapia calliptera chromosome 11, fAstCal1.2, whole genome shotgun sequence:
- the LOC113031348 gene encoding uncharacterized protein LOC113031348 isoform X2, with translation MKVIVLFVFVLGALSAAGEVFFANVGDKVTLNCGVNSYTRSLQWYNRYDLLHSVDQRGFPRKGNVELAQRSVVRQTNLEISSVRETDAGEFECSADWTPRYHSLVVFSVSVSVTPSAVLKLCDEATLHCEVKHLLKGCEVKWKSPNADSPEWPSTVHLKSVTSSHNGTWECIITCDGKQLKPPTSTTPLSTRKNVTLFVTSVQKTTCTTCTTCTADDCPLGLSCWMWIAMGVCCQFGMFLIVCVTVLCKCISRKMVCEERRSSSIYV, from the exons ATGAAGGtgattgtgttgtttgtgtttg TGCTGGGTGCACTCTCTGCAGCAGGGgaagttttctttgcaaatgttGGGGATAAAGTCACATTGAACTGTGGAGTCAACAGCTACACACGCTCTCTGCAGTGGTATAATAGATATGACCTTCTTCATAGTGTTGATCAGAGAGGCTTCCCTCGCAAAG GCAATGTTGAACTTGCACAGAGGTCAGTTGTGAGACAGACGAATCTGGAAATCTCcagtgtgagagaaacagaTGCTGGAGAGTTCGAATGTTCGGCAGATTGGACACCTCGATACCATTCACTTGTTGTGTTCTCAG TTTCGGTCTCTGTGACTCCCTCTGCTGTTCTCAAACTGTGTGATGAGGCAACGCTCCACTGTGAGGTGAAACATCTGCTAAAAGGTTGTGAAGTGAAGTGGAAGAGCCCAAATGCTGATTCACCTGAATGGCCATCAACAGTTCATCTCAAATCTGTAACAAGCTCACATAATGGGACCTGGGAGTGTATCATCACCTGTGATGGCAAACAACTGA AGCCTCCAACTTCAACAACTCCACTATCCACCCGAAAGAACGTCACATTGTTTGTAACGAGTGTTCAGAAGACAACATGTACAACATGTACAACAT GTACTGCCGACGATTGCCCACTGGGACTCTCCTGTTGGATGTGGATTGCAATGGGGGTGTGCTGCCAGTTTGGGATGTTCCTGATAGTTTGTGTCACAGTCTTGTGTAAGTGCATTAGTAGAAAGATGGTATGTGAGGAAAGGCGTTCATCAAGTATTTATGTATAG
- the LOC113031348 gene encoding uncharacterized protein LOC113031348 isoform X1 translates to MKVIVLFVFVLGALSAAGEVFFANVGDKVTLNCGVNSYTRSLQWYNRYDLLHSVDQRGFPRKGNVELAQRSVVRQTNLEISSVRETDAGEFECSADWTPRYHSLVVFSVSVSVTPSAVLKLCDEATLHCEVKHLLKGCEVKWKSPNADSPEWPSTVHLKSVTSSHNGTWECIITCDGKQLKPPTSTTPLSTRKNVTLFVTSVQKTTCTTCTTCTTCTADDCPLGLSCWMWIAMGVCCQFGMFLIVCVTVLCKCISRKMVCEERRSSSIYV, encoded by the exons ATGAAGGtgattgtgttgtttgtgtttg TGCTGGGTGCACTCTCTGCAGCAGGGgaagttttctttgcaaatgttGGGGATAAAGTCACATTGAACTGTGGAGTCAACAGCTACACACGCTCTCTGCAGTGGTATAATAGATATGACCTTCTTCATAGTGTTGATCAGAGAGGCTTCCCTCGCAAAG GCAATGTTGAACTTGCACAGAGGTCAGTTGTGAGACAGACGAATCTGGAAATCTCcagtgtgagagaaacagaTGCTGGAGAGTTCGAATGTTCGGCAGATTGGACACCTCGATACCATTCACTTGTTGTGTTCTCAG TTTCGGTCTCTGTGACTCCCTCTGCTGTTCTCAAACTGTGTGATGAGGCAACGCTCCACTGTGAGGTGAAACATCTGCTAAAAGGTTGTGAAGTGAAGTGGAAGAGCCCAAATGCTGATTCACCTGAATGGCCATCAACAGTTCATCTCAAATCTGTAACAAGCTCACATAATGGGACCTGGGAGTGTATCATCACCTGTGATGGCAAACAACTGA AGCCTCCAACTTCAACAACTCCACTATCCACCCGAAAGAACGTCACATTGTTTGTAACGAGTGTTCAGAAGACAACATGTACAACATGTACAACATGTACAACAT GTACTGCCGACGATTGCCCACTGGGACTCTCCTGTTGGATGTGGATTGCAATGGGGGTGTGCTGCCAGTTTGGGATGTTCCTGATAGTTTGTGTCACAGTCTTGTGTAAGTGCATTAGTAGAAAGATGGTATGTGAGGAAAGGCGTTCATCAAGTATTTATGTATAG
- the LOC113031348 gene encoding uncharacterized protein LOC113031348 isoform X3, with protein MKVIVLFVFVLGALSAAGEVFFANVGDKVTLNCGVNSYTRSLQWYNRYDLLHSVDQRGFPRKGNVELAQRSVVRQTNLEISSVRETDAGEFECSADWTPRYHSLVVFSVSVSVTPSAVLKLCDEATLHCEVKHLLKGCEVKWKSPNADSPEWPSTVHLKSVTSSHNGTWECIITCDGKQLKPPTSTTPLSTRKNVTLFVTSVQKTTCTTCTADDCPLGLSCWMWIAMGVCCQFGMFLIVCVTVLCKCISRKMVCEERRSSSIYV; from the exons ATGAAGGtgattgtgttgtttgtgtttg TGCTGGGTGCACTCTCTGCAGCAGGGgaagttttctttgcaaatgttGGGGATAAAGTCACATTGAACTGTGGAGTCAACAGCTACACACGCTCTCTGCAGTGGTATAATAGATATGACCTTCTTCATAGTGTTGATCAGAGAGGCTTCCCTCGCAAAG GCAATGTTGAACTTGCACAGAGGTCAGTTGTGAGACAGACGAATCTGGAAATCTCcagtgtgagagaaacagaTGCTGGAGAGTTCGAATGTTCGGCAGATTGGACACCTCGATACCATTCACTTGTTGTGTTCTCAG TTTCGGTCTCTGTGACTCCCTCTGCTGTTCTCAAACTGTGTGATGAGGCAACGCTCCACTGTGAGGTGAAACATCTGCTAAAAGGTTGTGAAGTGAAGTGGAAGAGCCCAAATGCTGATTCACCTGAATGGCCATCAACAGTTCATCTCAAATCTGTAACAAGCTCACATAATGGGACCTGGGAGTGTATCATCACCTGTGATGGCAAACAACTGA AGCCTCCAACTTCAACAACTCCACTATCCACCCGAAAGAACGTCACATTGTTTGTAACGAGTGTTCAGAAGACAACATGTACAACAT GTACTGCCGACGATTGCCCACTGGGACTCTCCTGTTGGATGTGGATTGCAATGGGGGTGTGCTGCCAGTTTGGGATGTTCCTGATAGTTTGTGTCACAGTCTTGTGTAAGTGCATTAGTAGAAAGATGGTATGTGAGGAAAGGCGTTCATCAAGTATTTATGTATAG